A genome region from Deinococcus seoulensis includes the following:
- a CDS encoding DegV family protein yields the protein MTIAIVTDSTSDLSAALCAQVGVTSVPLYVLFDGKMHKDGLEITPGDLFAGLKAGKKTPSTSQPSPAEFAAAYTEALKTADEVLSIHISGQMSGTVGSARLAAQEFSGKVTVVDSRSVSMGLGLRVLRAAELAHQGLSVPQIVEKLEALQKVADIRFTVDTLDFLRINGRIGGGQALLGSLLNIKPILVVKDGRVDSGGRVRGHKKAMADIVDYVKKYAAQHGGARVAVMCTPGGEEFVKEVRAGLSGVTFEDMGDHMIGAVVATHAGPGTVGVTLEPLHA from the coding sequence ATGACCATTGCAATCGTCACGGATTCAACGAGTGACCTGAGCGCCGCCCTGTGCGCGCAGGTGGGTGTGACCAGCGTGCCGCTGTACGTGCTGTTCGACGGCAAGATGCACAAGGACGGGCTGGAAATCACGCCCGGTGACCTGTTCGCGGGCCTGAAGGCCGGGAAGAAGACGCCCAGTACCAGCCAGCCCAGCCCGGCCGAGTTCGCGGCGGCGTACACCGAGGCGCTGAAGACGGCGGACGAGGTGCTGAGCATTCACATCAGCGGGCAGATGTCCGGCACTGTCGGCAGCGCCCGCCTCGCCGCGCAGGAATTCAGCGGGAAGGTCACGGTCGTGGACAGCCGCTCGGTCAGCATGGGCCTGGGCCTGCGTGTCCTGCGGGCCGCCGAGCTGGCCCACCAGGGCCTGAGCGTGCCGCAGATCGTGGAGAAACTCGAGGCGCTTCAGAAGGTCGCGGACATCCGCTTCACGGTGGACACCCTGGACTTCCTGCGCATCAACGGGCGCATCGGCGGCGGGCAGGCGCTGCTGGGCAGCCTGCTGAACATCAAGCCCATCCTGGTCGTCAAGGACGGCCGCGTGGATTCCGGCGGGCGCGTGCGCGGGCACAAGAAAGCCATGGCGGACATCGTGGACTACGTGAAGAAGTACGCCGCGCAGCACGGCGGGGCGCGCGTGGCGGTCATGTGCACGCCCGGCGGCGAGGAGTTCGTCAAGGAGGTCCGCGCGGGCCTGAGCGGCGTGACGTTCGAGGACATGGGCGACCACATGATCGGCGCCGTGGTCGCCACGCACGCCGGTCCCGGCACGGTGGGCGTCACCCTGGAACCCCTGCACGCCTGA